The proteins below are encoded in one region of Phaseolus vulgaris cultivar G19833 chromosome 1, P. vulgaris v2.0, whole genome shotgun sequence:
- the LOC137814781 gene encoding uncharacterized protein produces MAITTHTLSTTDKRHWWLTNRKIVEKYIKDARSLIATQDQREIASALNLLDAALAISPRLDHALELRARALLYLRRFKEVADMLQDYIPSLRINDDSSSSSVSSDTSSQQLSREGVKLLSSSESSERDQSFKCFSVSDLKKKVMAGLYKTCEKEGQWRYLVLGEACCHLGLMEDAMVLLQTGKRLASATLRRESVCWSQDSFNVTNIQFSTDAANAPPTTPPRTLLAADSESVTQLLGHIKFLLRRRAAALAALDAGLYSEAIRHFSKIVDGRRSAPQSFLVECYILRASAYRSAGRIAESIADCNRTLALDPTSIQALEIRASLFENIRCLPDSLHDLEHLKLLYNSILRDRKLPGPAWKRHNVRYREIPGKLCTLTIKIQELKQKLASGETGNVDYYALIGVRRGCSRSELERAHLLLSLRHKPDKATGFIERCELADERDVESVKERAKMSSLLLYRLVQKGYTNVMSNIMDEEAAEKQRKKAAFLAIQLQKEKADEPESFSKVECTRSSEENNNNNNNDNDNNNNNIAQMSENRSMVCSSTVNPAMFQGVFCRDIAVVGNLLSQVGFNRSMPVKYEALSC; encoded by the exons ATGGCCATTACTACTCACACTCTATCCACCACAGACAAAAGGCATTGGTGGCTTACCAATCGAAAG ATTGTTGAGAAATACATTAAAGACGCTCGGAGTCTTATAGCCACGCAAGATCAGAGGGAGATTGCTTCGGCTCTCAATCTTCTAGATGCGGCTCTGGCCATTTCTCCCAGGCTCGACCACGCGCTTGAGCTCAGAGCCAGGGCTCTCCTCTATTTGCGCCGCTTCAAGGAGGTTGCGGATATGCTTCAGGACTACATTCCGAGCCTCAGAATCAACGATGACTCATCCTCCTCCTCTGTTTCCTCCGACACCTCTTCGCAACAGCTTTCGAGAGAGGGAGTGAAGCTTCTCTCTTCCTCTGAGTCGTCGGAGCGGGATCAGAGCTTTAAATGTTTCTCTGTTTCCGACCTCAAGAAGAAGGTCATGGCAGGGCTGTATAAAACCTGCGAGAAGGAAGGGCAGTGGAG ATACTTGGTATTGGGTGAAGCATGCTGCCACCTAGGCCTAATGGAGGATGCAATGGTTCTTCTTCAAACGGGGAAACGTCTTGCAAGCGCTACACTCCGGCGCGAGAGTGTGTGCTGGTCACAAGACAGCTTCAATGTTACGAACATCCAATTCTCCACCGACGCCGCAAATGCGCCACCTACAACTCCACCGCGAACTCTTCTTGCGGCGGATTCCGAGAGCGTGACCCAACTCCTCGGCCACATAAAGTTCCTGCTCCGGCGACGCGCCGCCGCACTGGCCGCCCTCGATGCCGGGCTCTACTCAGAAGCCATCCGCCACTTCTCGAAAATTGTGGACGGCCGGCGTAGCGCACCGCAGAGCTTCCTTGTCGAATGCTACATCCTCCGCGCCTCCGCGTACCGTTCCGCCGGTAGAATCGCAGAATCAATTGCGGATTGTAACCGCACACTTGCTTTGGACCCCACTAGCATTCAAGCACTCGAAATCAGAGCTTCACTCTTCGAAAACATTCGTTGTTTACCCGATTCTCTTCACGACCTCGAACACTTGAAGCTTCTCTACAATTCAATTTTACGAGACCGCAAGCTTCCCGGTCCTGCGTGGAAGCGCCACAACGTGCGTTATAGGGAAATTCCTGGGAAACTCTGCACCCTCACTATTAAAATTCAAGAACTGAAACAGAAGCTAGCATCTGGAGAAACAGGGAACGTTGATTACTATGCTTTGATTGGTGTCCGACGAGGTTGTTCCCGGTCGGAGTTGGAGAGGGCTCACTTGTTGCTTTCCTTGCGGCACAAGCCTGATAAGGCAACAGGGTTCATCGAAAGGTGTGAGCTTGCGGATGAGCGTGATGTTGAGTCGGTTAAAGAGAGGGCGAAGATGTCATCTTTGTTGTTGTATAGATTGGTTCAGAAGGGTTACACTAATGTGATGAGTAACATCATGGATGAGGAAGCTGCTGAGAAGCAGAGAAAGAAGGCTGCTTTCCTGGCTATTCAACTGCAGAAAGAAAAAGCCGATGAACCTGAGTCGTTCAGCAAGGTTGAGTGTACCCGGAGCAGTGaggagaataataataataataataatgataatgataataacaataataatattgcTCAAATGTCTGAAAATAGGTCCATGGTGTGTTCTTCTACTGTGAATCCGGCGATGTTTCAGGGCGTTTTCTGCCGTGACATTGCGGTGGTGGGGAACTTGCTTTCTCAGGTGGGGTTTAATCGGTCCATGCCAGTGAAGTATGAAGCGTTGAGCTGTTGA